One stretch of Leadbetterella byssophila DSM 17132 DNA includes these proteins:
- the hisA gene encoding 1-(5-phosphoribosyl)-5-[(5-phosphoribosylamino)methylideneamino]imidazole-4-carboxamide isomerase: MIQIIPAIDLIDGKCVRLTQGDYEQKKVYNENPLEVARQFEDAGITRLHLVDLDGAKEKRIINHKVLESIASKTSLQIDFGGGLQSDEDLRIAFESGAKQITGGSIAVKKPEIFLNWLSTYGSEKIILGADAKDEMIAVSGWQETTELPLMDFLADYIQKGVRYSISTDVAKDGLLQGPSTALYQRISENFPELKLIASGGISRMQDIEDLDALKIFGVIVGKAIYENRISLKDIERFYAN; this comes from the coding sequence ATGATTCAAATCATTCCGGCCATCGACTTGATTGATGGAAAATGTGTTCGTTTAACCCAAGGTGATTACGAACAAAAGAAAGTTTACAATGAAAACCCCTTGGAGGTAGCAAGGCAGTTTGAAGATGCCGGGATTACCCGATTGCACTTGGTAGATCTGGATGGCGCTAAAGAAAAGAGAATCATCAACCATAAAGTATTGGAGTCAATAGCTTCGAAAACCTCCTTACAGATAGATTTTGGAGGTGGACTCCAATCTGACGAGGACTTACGGATAGCATTTGAATCCGGAGCCAAGCAGATTACAGGAGGGAGTATTGCTGTAAAAAAACCGGAAATATTCTTGAATTGGCTAAGTACTTATGGATCTGAAAAGATCATTCTAGGAGCAGATGCAAAAGATGAAATGATAGCAGTATCCGGTTGGCAAGAAACCACAGAACTTCCCTTGATGGACTTCTTAGCAGATTATATCCAAAAAGGGGTTCGATATTCTATCAGCACGGATGTAGCAAAAGATGGTCTATTGCAGGGTCCCTCCACAGCTTTGTACCAAAGAATTTCGGAGAATTTCCCGGAACTAAAACTTATAGCCAGTGGAGGAATCAGTAGGATGCAAGACATTGAAGACTTGGACGCACTGAAGATATTTGGAGTCATAGTGGGTAAAGCCATCTATGAAAATCGGATTTCATTAAAGGATATAGAGCGATTTTATGCTAACTAA
- the hisH gene encoding imidazole glycerol phosphate synthase subunit HisH encodes MNSPEVAILKYNAGNIRSVMIALERLGVKSVLTDDPDILIKAERIIFPGVGEAGTAMKSLKEKGLDQLIPTLKQPFLGTCVGMQLLCKSSEESHTECIGIFDVEVIKFRTDGPEKIPQTGWNSIQNYRTPLCNGLENGSYVYYNHGYYAPLCADTVAETDYIQPYSAILQKDNFFACQFHSEISGKVGEQIFKNFLTL; translated from the coding sequence ATGAACTCGCCAGAAGTTGCCATCCTAAAATACAATGCGGGCAATATCAGATCCGTAATGATCGCGCTTGAAAGACTAGGAGTAAAAAGTGTACTAACAGATGATCCGGATATTCTTATCAAAGCAGAAAGAATCATCTTTCCGGGAGTAGGAGAAGCCGGAACCGCCATGAAAAGTTTGAAGGAAAAGGGTCTGGACCAACTGATCCCCACCCTGAAACAACCATTTTTAGGCACCTGTGTAGGCATGCAATTGCTATGTAAATCTTCAGAGGAAAGCCATACGGAATGTATAGGCATATTTGATGTTGAGGTTATTAAATTCCGAACAGATGGTCCTGAAAAGATACCACAGACGGGATGGAATAGCATACAAAACTATCGTACTCCTCTTTGCAATGGCCTGGAAAACGGGTCATATGTCTACTACAACCACGGCTATTATGCCCCATTATGCGCAGATACGGTAGCGGAAACAGACTATATACAGCCGTACTCAGCCATCTTACAGAAAGACAATTTTTTTGCCTGCCAATTTCACTCGGAAATCAGTGGAAAAGTAGGAGAGCAAATATTTAAGAACTTTTTAACTCTATGA